A window of Proteiniborus sp. DW1 contains these coding sequences:
- the upp gene encoding uracil phosphoribosyltransferase, with amino-acid sequence MNRVIVMDHPLIKHKLTFIRDKNTGPKEFRELVKEVAMLMAYEVTRDLPLEDIEIETPLTKTTSQVIAGKKLGIVPILRAGLGMVEGLLNLLPAAKVGHIGLYRDPETLQPVEYYCKLPYDAVERELILLDPMLATGGSARAAITFLKDRGVTNIKLMCLIAAPEGIKAVHEVHPDVDIFVAGVDEKLNDHAYILPGLGDAGDRLFGTK; translated from the coding sequence GTGAATAGAGTTATAGTTATGGATCATCCATTGATTAAGCACAAACTAACATTTATAAGAGATAAAAATACTGGACCAAAAGAGTTTAGAGAATTGGTAAAAGAGGTTGCAATGCTTATGGCATATGAGGTTACTAGAGATTTACCTCTTGAGGATATTGAAATCGAGACTCCTCTTACGAAAACAACATCACAGGTAATAGCTGGTAAAAAACTTGGAATAGTACCTATATTGAGAGCGGGACTTGGAATGGTAGAAGGACTATTAAATTTATTGCCAGCGGCAAAGGTTGGACATATTGGACTTTATAGAGATCCAGAAACTCTACAGCCTGTAGAATACTACTGTAAGCTGCCATATGATGCAGTAGAAAGGGAGCTAATACTATTAGATCCAATGCTTGCAACAGGTGGTTCAGCAAGGGCAGCAATTACTTTCCTAAAGGATAGAGGGGTAACAAATATTAAGCTTATGTGCTTAATAGCTGCTCCTGAAGGAATAAAGGCTGTACACGAGGTACATCCTGATGTGGATATCTTTGTGGCAGGAGTAGATGAAAAATTAAATGACCATGCATATATTCTTCCAGGACTAGGAGATGCAGGAGATAGATTGTTTGGGACAAAATAA
- a CDS encoding cytidine/deoxycytidylate deaminase family protein, producing MRPSWDAYFMEIVNVVKKRSTCIRRQVGALIVLDKRILSTGYNGAPTGLKHCSEVGCLRDKLGVPSGQRHELCRGLHAEQNAIVQAANSGVSIKGGTIYVTNQPCVLCAKMIINAGIIRVVFSGEYPDELSTEMLKEAGVDLIKID from the coding sequence ATGAGACCATCATGGGATGCTTATTTTATGGAGATAGTAAATGTAGTGAAAAAAAGATCAACCTGTATTAGACGACAGGTTGGGGCGCTTATAGTTTTAGATAAAAGGATTCTGTCAACAGGCTATAATGGAGCTCCTACAGGATTAAAGCACTGTTCAGAAGTAGGATGTTTAAGAGATAAACTTGGAGTGCCATCAGGTCAAAGACACGAGCTGTGTAGGGGACTACATGCTGAGCAAAATGCTATAGTACAGGCTGCAAATTCAGGTGTCAGCATAAAGGGTGGTACAATATATGTAACGAACCAACCATGTGTACTATGTGCAAAGATGATAATAAATGCGGGAATTATAAGAGTAGTCTTTAGTGGAGAATATCCTGATGAATTGTCTACAGAAATGCTCAAGGAAGCAGGGGTAGACCTAATAAAGATTGACTAA